In the Nerophis ophidion isolate RoL-2023_Sa linkage group LG01, RoL_Noph_v1.0, whole genome shotgun sequence genome, one interval contains:
- the si:dkey-30k22.5 gene encoding lecithin retinol acyltransferase family protein — protein MFLFQLLNFFFSTSKKEDSSKYDLSLYKRGDLLEVPRTLFTHFGIYLGDNRVAHLIPDILPVISRNKSAIAKMVTNNRLLMGVIAKVASVRVDSVVDFAYGSKILVNHMDKVCSQPPLDGDEVARRAEKLLGSVTYSLLWYNCEHYVMYCRYGMAISYQTYQFCTTVRKIVCSRMSSYLTALCGAAALLCLGCATPLTVLSTLLVSFTIWMAA, from the exons ATGTTCCTCTTCCAGCTCCTCAACTTTTTCTTCAGCACCTCCAAAAAGGAGGACTCCTCCAAGTATGACCTCTCCCTCTACAAGCGCGGGGACCTGCTGGAGGTTCCCCGCACCTTGTTCACCCACTTCGGCATCTACTTGGGCGACAACCGCGTGGCCCACCTCATCCCGGATATCCTGCCCGTCATCTCCAGGAACAAGTCGGCCATCGCCAAGATGGTCACCAACAACCGGCTTCTGATGGGGGTCATCGCCAAGGTGGCCAGCGTGAGGGTGGACTCGGTGGTGGACTTTGCATACGGCTCGAAGATCTTGGTCAACCACATGGACAAGGTGTGCAGCCAGCCCCCGCTGGATGGGGACGAGGTGGCCAGGAGGGCGGAGAAGCTGCTGGGCTCAGTCACCTACAGCTTGCTGTGGTACAACTGTGAACACTATGTCATGTACTGCAGATACGGCATGGCCATCAGCTACCAGACATACCAG TTCTGCACAACAGTTCGCAAGATCGTGTGCAGCCGAATGAGCTCGTACTTGACGGCGCTGTGCGGCGCGGCGGCCTTGCTGTGTTTGGGCTGTGCGACGCCGCTGACGGTTTTGTCCACTCTGCTGGTGTCGTTCACCATCTGGATGGCAGCCTAG
- the lrata gene encoding lecithin retinol acyltransferase a codes for MINLFAFLVEKLSLLCNLKVFFEAKSVQGPDRPTQRGPPLRRGDLLEVPRTLFTHFGIYLGDNKVAHLIPDILPMLTQDRRLLRSVVTNKRLIVGCVYKCASVRVDTLEDFAYGSRILVNRMDGGAAAKALPGEEVARRAEALVGSVPYSLLWNNCEHFVTHCRYARAASRQTEQFCEYLKSLIRDQRSILVTGMLGIVSIVFFGMAPSTTLPTILIPFTLWMAG; via the exons ATGATCAACTTGTTCGCGTTCCTGGTGGAGAAGCTCTCCCTCCTCTGCAACCTCAAAGTCTTCTTCGAGGCCAAGTCCGTGCAGGGGCCCGACCGACCCACGCAGCGTGGACCTCCGCTGCGCAGGGGGGACCTGCTGGAGGTGCCCAGGACTCTCTTCACGCACTTCGGCATCTACCTGGGCGACAACAAGGTGGCGCACCTCATCCCGGATATCCTCCCCATGCTCACGCAAGACCGCCGGCTCCTCCGCTCCGTGGTGACCAACAAGCGGCTGATCGTGGGCTGCGTGTACAAGTGCGCCTCGGTGCGAGTGGACACGCTGGAGGACTTCGCGTACGGCTCGCGCATCCTGGTGAACCGCATGGACGGCGGCGCGGCGGCGAAGGCGCTGCCCGGGGAGGAGGTGGCGCGCAGGGCGGAGGCGCTGGTGGGCAGTGTGCCTTACAGTCTGCTGTGGAACAACTGTGAACACTTTGTCACCCACTGCAGATATGCACGCGCGGCCAGCAGGCAAACCGAGCAG TTCTGCGAGTACCTGAAATCACTCATCAGAGACCAGCGCAGCATCTTGGTCACTGGAATGCTCGGCATCGTCTCCATTGTCTTTTTCGGCATGGCTCCTTCCACGACGTTACCCACAATCCTTATTCCCTTCACTCTGTGGATGGCAGGATGA